One window of the Paenibacillus beijingensis genome contains the following:
- a CDS encoding WD40/YVTN/BNR-like repeat-containing protein — protein MSAFFRRSAVSAAVTLALGITSAIPATQVAAESSSVCRTDDHGLFNGKPAGDGYYHFSDVNFLSKSTGRAAGNGFLIGTSDAGCSWQNIYKGTWQFSQLDFVSNTTGWALAKSSETGPNALIYTKDGGSHFTKIPTGEMNLERIHFTDSRSGFGYSRIYAYRTTDSGITWTKIATPPNNRYAQFADSKSGWSLVVVPGTGYKLMKTTDGGKSWTTKLTVKSEEISGGAVYTDGSRVWALFNGGVGMSQMSYSLYASTDSGASWRKVISQDTSGGGPAPGGAKGVADEGPASPGSHPGNMQLLDGAAILAGYSGAAEKAGVGRSLDGGKSWTNLSTVHGFENRISFTSPDSGWMAVTSISDSAVYSTRDGGRSWTKTISLPNPD, from the coding sequence ATGTCAGCATTTTTCCGAAGATCGGCAGTATCGGCAGCGGTAACGCTCGCGCTCGGCATTACATCGGCCATACCCGCAACTCAGGTGGCAGCAGAAAGTTCGTCCGTATGCCGGACGGACGACCACGGATTGTTTAACGGCAAACCGGCGGGTGACGGTTATTATCACTTCTCGGACGTCAATTTTTTGAGCAAATCGACAGGGCGTGCTGCCGGAAACGGCTTTTTGATCGGGACATCGGATGCGGGCTGCAGTTGGCAGAATATTTATAAAGGGACGTGGCAGTTCAGCCAGCTCGACTTTGTTTCCAATACAACCGGTTGGGCGTTAGCCAAGTCATCCGAGACGGGACCCAATGCGCTCATCTACACGAAGGATGGGGGTTCTCATTTCACAAAAATCCCGACCGGCGAGATGAATTTGGAACGAATTCATTTTACCGATTCCCGCAGCGGATTCGGGTATAGCCGTATTTATGCTTATCGTACGACGGACAGCGGCATAACATGGACGAAGATCGCAACGCCGCCAAACAACCGCTATGCACAATTTGCGGATTCAAAGAGCGGCTGGTCGCTTGTTGTGGTGCCGGGTACGGGCTATAAGCTGATGAAAACGACCGACGGCGGCAAATCTTGGACGACGAAGCTGACGGTCAAATCCGAAGAAATCAGCGGCGGCGCAGTCTATACCGATGGCAGTCGAGTGTGGGCGCTGTTTAACGGCGGGGTTGGGATGTCGCAGATGTCTTACTCGCTCTATGCTTCAACGGACAGCGGCGCCAGCTGGCGCAAAGTCATTAGCCAGGATACGTCCGGAGGAGGTCCCGCGCCGGGTGGAGCGAAAGGCGTTGCTGACGAAGGGCCGGCTTCTCCCGGCAGCCATCCGGGCAATATGCAGCTTCTGGATGGAGCGGCGATATTAGCAGGTTATTCCGGAGCGGCCGAGAAAGCGGGCGTCGGACGTTCCCTCGACGGCGGCAAAAGCTGGACTAATCTGTCTACCGTTCATGGATTTGAAAACAGGATCTCGTTTACAAGTCCGGACAGCGGCTGGATGGCTGTGACAAGTATAAGCGATTCGGCGGTCTATTCAACCCGGGACGGCGGTAGATCATGGACCAAAACGATCAGTTTGCCGAATCCCGACTAA